From a single Rhinolophus ferrumequinum isolate MPI-CBG mRhiFer1 chromosome 15, mRhiFer1_v1.p, whole genome shotgun sequence genomic region:
- the B3GNT9 gene encoding UDP-GlcNAc:betaGal beta-1,3-N-acetylglucosaminyltransferase 9 isoform X2 — MRRRLRLRGDASLTLLLGAALGLLLYAQRDGTAPTTSAPGEPGRTVPGPTPGFRLFQAPNKGADLQAYEEDTLEPPTPTGPFDFGRYLRAKDQRRFPLLINQPHKCLGGGAPGRGPDLLIAVKSVAADFERRQAVRQTWGAEGRVQGALVRRVFLLGVPRGAGSDGAGTQTHWRSLLHAESRAYADILLWAFDDTFFNLTLKEIHFLAWASAYCHDVRFVFKGDADVFVHVGNLLEFLAPRDPAHDLLAGDVIIQARPIRLRASKYYIPEAVYGLPAYPAYAGGGGFVLSGATLRRLSGACAQVELFPIDDVFLGMCLQRLRLTPESHPAFRTFGIPQPSAAPHLRTFDPCFYRELVVVHGLSAADIWLMWHMLNGPHGPPCARSGPVAAGPFQWGP, encoded by the coding sequence ATGAGGCGGAGGCTGCGTCTACGCGGGGACGCCTCGCTCACGTTGCTCCTGGGCGCCGCACTCGGCCTCCTGCTCTATGCGCAGCGCGATGGCACGGCCCCAACGACCAGCGCGCCGGGAGAGCCAGGGAGGACAGTGCCGGGGCCCACCCCCGGGTTCCGTTTATTCCAGGCTCCGAACAAGGGCGCAGACCTGCAGGCCTACGAAGAGGACACGCTGGAGCCGCCCACGCCCACGGGACCCTTTGACTTTGGCCGCTACCTGCGCGCCAAGGACCAGCGGCGCTTCCCCCTGCTCATTAACCAGCCGCACAAGTGCCTAGGCGGTGGAGCACCCGGCAGGGGACCCGACCTACTCATCGCCGTCAAATCGGTGGCAGCGGACTTTGAGCGGCGCCAAGCTGTGCGCCAGACGTGGGGTGCTGAGGGTCGCGTGCAGGGGGCACTCGTGCGCCGTGTGTTCTTGCTAGGCGTGCCCAGAGGAGCGGGCTCAGACGGGGCAGGCACGCAAACTCACTGGCGCTCCCTGCTGCATGCCGAGAGCCGTGCGTACGCAGACATCCTGCTCTGGGCCTTCGATGACACTTTCTTCAACCTAACGCTCAAGGAGATCCACTTTCTGGCCTGGGCCTCGGCCTACTGTCACGACGTGCGCTTCGTTTTCAAGGGCGACGCTGACGTCTTTGTGCACGTGGGAAACCTGCTGGAGTTCTTGGCGCCTCGGGACCCGGCGCACGACCTGCTTGCGGGTGACGTGATCATACAGGCGCGGCCAATCCGCTTGCGAGCCAGCAAGTACTATATCCCCGAGGCTGTGTACGGCCTGCCGGCCTACCCGGCCTACGCAGGCGGCGGTGGTTTCGTGCTTTCAGGGGCCACGCTGCGCCGTCTGTCTGGTGCCTGCGCGCAGGTTGAGCTCTTCCCCATCGACGATGTCTTTCTGGGCATGTGTCTGCAGCGCTTGCGGCTCACACCTGAGTCTCACCCTGCTTTCCGCACCTTTGGCATCCCTCAGCCTTCAGCCGCGCCACACCTGCGCACCTTCGACCCCTGCTTTTACCGCGAGCTGGTTGTAGTGCACGGGCTCTCGGCTGCCGACATCTGGCTTATGTGGCACATGCTGAACGGGCCTCATGGGCCACCCTGTGCGCGTTCAGGGCCTGTAGCCGCCGGCCCCTTCCAGTGGGGCCCCTAG
- the B3GNT9 gene encoding UDP-GlcNAc:betaGal beta-1,3-N-acetylglucosaminyltransferase 9 isoform X1, whose amino-acid sequence MLSNRSAGCGHTDMRRRLRLRGDASLTLLLGAALGLLLYAQRDGTAPTTSAPGEPGRTVPGPTPGFRLFQAPNKGADLQAYEEDTLEPPTPTGPFDFGRYLRAKDQRRFPLLINQPHKCLGGGAPGRGPDLLIAVKSVAADFERRQAVRQTWGAEGRVQGALVRRVFLLGVPRGAGSDGAGTQTHWRSLLHAESRAYADILLWAFDDTFFNLTLKEIHFLAWASAYCHDVRFVFKGDADVFVHVGNLLEFLAPRDPAHDLLAGDVIIQARPIRLRASKYYIPEAVYGLPAYPAYAGGGGFVLSGATLRRLSGACAQVELFPIDDVFLGMCLQRLRLTPESHPAFRTFGIPQPSAAPHLRTFDPCFYRELVVVHGLSAADIWLMWHMLNGPHGPPCARSGPVAAGPFQWGP is encoded by the exons ATGTTAAGcaaca GGAGTGCGGGCTGCGGCCACACGGACATGAGGCGGAGGCTGCGTCTACGCGGGGACGCCTCGCTCACGTTGCTCCTGGGCGCCGCACTCGGCCTCCTGCTCTATGCGCAGCGCGATGGCACGGCCCCAACGACCAGCGCGCCGGGAGAGCCAGGGAGGACAGTGCCGGGGCCCACCCCCGGGTTCCGTTTATTCCAGGCTCCGAACAAGGGCGCAGACCTGCAGGCCTACGAAGAGGACACGCTGGAGCCGCCCACGCCCACGGGACCCTTTGACTTTGGCCGCTACCTGCGCGCCAAGGACCAGCGGCGCTTCCCCCTGCTCATTAACCAGCCGCACAAGTGCCTAGGCGGTGGAGCACCCGGCAGGGGACCCGACCTACTCATCGCCGTCAAATCGGTGGCAGCGGACTTTGAGCGGCGCCAAGCTGTGCGCCAGACGTGGGGTGCTGAGGGTCGCGTGCAGGGGGCACTCGTGCGCCGTGTGTTCTTGCTAGGCGTGCCCAGAGGAGCGGGCTCAGACGGGGCAGGCACGCAAACTCACTGGCGCTCCCTGCTGCATGCCGAGAGCCGTGCGTACGCAGACATCCTGCTCTGGGCCTTCGATGACACTTTCTTCAACCTAACGCTCAAGGAGATCCACTTTCTGGCCTGGGCCTCGGCCTACTGTCACGACGTGCGCTTCGTTTTCAAGGGCGACGCTGACGTCTTTGTGCACGTGGGAAACCTGCTGGAGTTCTTGGCGCCTCGGGACCCGGCGCACGACCTGCTTGCGGGTGACGTGATCATACAGGCGCGGCCAATCCGCTTGCGAGCCAGCAAGTACTATATCCCCGAGGCTGTGTACGGCCTGCCGGCCTACCCGGCCTACGCAGGCGGCGGTGGTTTCGTGCTTTCAGGGGCCACGCTGCGCCGTCTGTCTGGTGCCTGCGCGCAGGTTGAGCTCTTCCCCATCGACGATGTCTTTCTGGGCATGTGTCTGCAGCGCTTGCGGCTCACACCTGAGTCTCACCCTGCTTTCCGCACCTTTGGCATCCCTCAGCCTTCAGCCGCGCCACACCTGCGCACCTTCGACCCCTGCTTTTACCGCGAGCTGGTTGTAGTGCACGGGCTCTCGGCTGCCGACATCTGGCTTATGTGGCACATGCTGAACGGGCCTCATGGGCCACCCTGTGCGCGTTCAGGGCCTGTAGCCGCCGGCCCCTTCCAGTGGGGCCCCTAG
- the TRADD gene encoding tumor necrosis factor receptor type 1-associated DEATH domain protein isoform X2, whose amino-acid sequence MLQMLKIHRSDPQLIVQLRFSGRQPCRRFLCAYREGALRAALESRLAAALALRSLRLQLELRAGAELLDALLTDEERCLSCIFAQKPDRLRDEELVELEYALRKLTCGSGGQGGDVEVALAPSQPQSPTPSEEKQPPPSGQTFLFQGHPVVNRPLSLQDQQTFARSVGLKWRKVGRSLQRGCRALRDPALDSLAYEYERDGLYEQAFQLLQRFVQAEGRRATLQRLVEALEENELTSLAEDLLGLANPDGGLP is encoded by the exons ATGCTGCAGATGCTCAAGATTCACCGTAGCGACCCGCAGCTGATCGTGCAGTTGCGTTTCTCAGGGCGCCAGCCCTGCAGGCGCTTTCTCTGCGCCTATCGCGAGGGGGCGCTGCGCGCCGCGCTAGAAAGCCGCTTGGCTGCGGCGCTCGCCCTGCGCTCCTTGCGATTGCAACTGGAGCTGCGCGCCGGCGCGGAGCTGCTGGACGCCTTGCTCACCGATGAGGAACGCTGTTTGAGTTGCATCTTCGCCCAGAAG CCCGACCGGCTCCGGGACGAGGAACTCGTTGAGTTGGAGTATGCGCTTCGGAAGCTGACGTGCGGCTCCGGGGGCCAGGGTGGCGACGTGGAGGTCGCTCTAGCCCCCTCGCAGCCCCAGTCGCCCACTCCATCGGAGGAGAAGCAGCCGCCGCCATCTGGCCAGACTTTTCTGTTCCAGGGTCATCCTGTAG TGAACCGGCCGCTAAGCCTGCAAGACCAACAGACGTTCGCGCGCTCCGTGGGCCTCAAATGGCGCAAGGTGGGGCGCTCTCTGCAGCGCGGCTGTCGCGCGCTGCGGGACCCGGCACTTGATTCTCTGGCCTATGAGTACGAGCGAGACGGGCTGTATGAGCAGGCCTTCCAGCTACTGCAGCGCTTTGTGCAGGCCGAGGGCCGCCGTGCCACACTGCAGCGCCTGGTGGAAGCGTTGGAGGAGAACGAGCTCACCAGCCTGGCAGAGGACTTGCTGGGCCTGGCGAATCCCGATGGCGGCCTGCCCTAG